Proteins encoded together in one Solanum lycopersicum chromosome 7, SLM_r2.1 window:
- the LOC101265350 gene encoding protein DJ-1 homolog B — protein sequence MAAPILRHLTTPFPAFVKLNETPKIQSFFTLSTHPNSRKFSRGTSISVSAMASATKKVLVPIANGTEPIEAIVPIDILRRAGAEVIVASVGNQLQIEVMYGIKIVADVLITDCVDTEFDLISLPGGVPGAANLGNCKILESIVKKQAENGKLYAAICAAPAIALGSWGLLKGLKATCYPSYMEELSSHAIAVESRVQKDAKVVTSRGPATSIEYAVALVEELYGKEKANEVSGPLVMRPNHSEEFAFAELNSVNWTLTSKPRILVPIANGSEEMEATIIIDVLRRANAQVVVASMEDKLEIVASRKVKLVADVLLDEAAKQSYDLIVLPGGLGGAETFAKSEKLVDMLKKQRESSKPYGAMCASPALVLEPHGLLQGKKATAFPALCNKLSDPSEAENRVVVDGNLVTSRGPGTTMEFALAIADKFIGHKETLELAKEMIF from the exons ATGGCAGCACCAATTTTGCGACACCTCACTACTCCTTTCCCTGCCTTtgtaaaactcaacgaaaccCCCAAAATTCAATCATTTTTCACTCTCTCCACTCATCCCAACTCTAGAAAATTCTCTCGAGGAACTTCAATTTCAGTTTCAGCCATGGCTTCCGCTACTAAGAAG GTATTGGTTCCGATTGCGAATGGAACAGAGCCGATTGAGGCTATAGTGCCGATAGATATACTGCGGAGAGCTGGTGCGGAGGTTATTGTTGCTTCCGTTGGGAATCAGCTTCAGATTGAAGTGATGTATGGAATTAAGATCGTTGCTGATGTTCTAATTACGGATTGTGTAGATACTGAGTTTGACCTTATTTCGCTTCCG GGAGGGGTACCAGGTGCAGCCAACCTTGGGAACTGCAAAATTTTGGAAAGTATTGTAAAAAAGCAAGCTGAAAATGGAAAGCTATATGCTGCAATATGTGCTGCTCCTGCGATAGCACTTGGATCATGGGGGCTTTTGAAGGGGCTGAAA GCAACGTGTTATCCATCGTATATGGAGGAACTGTCATCTCATGCCATTGCTGTTGAGTCAAGAGTCCAAAAGGATGCAAAAGTTGTGACAAGTCGTGGACCGGCAACATCCATCGAGTATGCTGTTGCGTTGGTTGAGGAGTTGTATGGAAAAGAGAAGGCTAATGAAGTTTCTGGCCCACTG GTGATGCGCCCAAATCACAGTGAAGAATTTGCATTTGCGGAGCTTAATTCAGTAAATTGGACCCTCACGAGTAAGCCACGG ATTCTTGTACCTATTGCAAATGGTTCTGAGGAAATGGAAGctactattattattgatgTACTTCGGCGAGCAAACGCTCAAGTAGTTGTGGCATCTATGGAAGATAAATTGGAGATTGTTGCTTCCAGAAAAGTTAAACTAGTTGCAGATGTGCTCCTTGATGAAGCTGCTAAACAGTCTTACGATCTCATTGTCCTACCA GGCGGTCTTGGTGGTGCCGAAACATTTGCCAAATCAGAAAAGTTGGTTGACATGCTGAAGAAGCAGAGGGAATCAAGCAAACCATATGGAGCAATGTGTGCATCTCCAGCTCTAGTCCTAGAGCCCCATGGGCTTCTCCAG GGTAAAAAGGCTACTGCCTTTCCAGCCTTGTGCAACAAACTTTCCGATCCAAGTGAAGCAGAAAACAGGGTGGTGGTAGATGGAAATCTCGTTACCAGCAGAGGACCAGGAACTACCATGGAGTTCGCACTGGCCATTGCAGATAAGTTTATTGGGCACAAGGAAACATTAGAGCTAGCAAAGGAgatgattttctaa
- the ABCG19 gene encoding ABC transporter G family member 10 → MELPVSTPDSGGKKKGSYTIETRNLSYALPTSLYDEVSGIFCCKNPKRPQKFIIKDVNCEARPGEITAIAGPSGAGKTTLLEILAGKISPTKVTGEVLVNGHPVNAKCFRRLSGYVTQEDALFPLLTVEETLMYSALLRLQGGKKEAANRVGVLIKELGLEQVAGARVGRGANRGISGGERRRVSIGVELVHDPAVILIDEPTSGLDSASALHVISLLQVMVAHQGKTIVLTIHQPGFRILELFDRLVLLSNGGVLHNGSLEHLEERIKFSGLQIPPHINVLEFAIDVTGSIVIQTSETPNVHFHIKDQGEKKESLRKDDEGFTVSNHNDMVDKCPSYANSYVEEISILGGRFCKNIFRTKQLFATRIIQALVAGFILGSIFMNADNNLGQVALQTRLGFFAFSLTFLLSTMTEGLPIFLQERTIFMRETSRGAYRVSSYVVANTIVFLPFLLMVGLLYTVPVYWLVGLRGSMDGFLYFAMVVWIVLLMSNSFTACFSALVPTFIMGTSIIAGLMGSFFLFSGYFLSKEKIPSYWIFMHYLSLFKYPFECFLINEYGGKGGKRCLESERGECKLFAIDFLKQQDLKESLKWTNLAVMLSFILGYRVLCYLILWCRCYRTRN, encoded by the coding sequence ATGGAACTTCCGGTCTCGACACCGGATTCTGGTGGCAAGAAGAAAGGTTCTTATACTATAGAAACAAGAAATCTTTCCTACGCACTACCTACTAGTTTATATGATGAGGTAAGTGGGATTTTTTGCTGCAAGAATCCTAAGAGGCCTCAGAAGTTCATCATAAAGGATGTAAATTGTGAAGCAAGGCCAGGAGAGATTACAGCTATTGCAGGTCCTAGTGGGGCTGGAAAAACAACACTACTAGAGATTCTTGCAGGGAAAATATCACCAACAAAAGTTACTGGAGAGGTACTAGTTAATGGTCATCCTGTGAATGCCAAGTGTTTTCGGAGATTATCGGGTTATGTGACACAAGAAGATGCCCTGTTTCCTCTGCTCACAGTTGAAGAAACACTCATGTATAGTGCTCTTCTGAGGCTACAAGGTGGAAAAAAAGAGGCTGCAAATAGAGTTGGAGTGTTGATCAAGGAGCTTGGTTTGGAACAGGTTGCTGGTGCAAGAGTTGGGCGAGGAGCAAACAGGGGAATTTCGGGTGGTGAAAGGCGAAGGGTGTCGATTGGAGTTGAGTTAGTACATGATCCTGCTGTCATTCTCATTGATGAGCCAACTTCTGGGCTGGATTCAGCATCAGCACTTCATGTTATATCACTTCTTCAAGTGATGGTAGCTCATCAAGGCAAGACAATTGTCTTGACTATCCATCAACCTGGTTTTCGGATTCTTGAACTGTTTGATCGACTTGTTTTGCTCTCGAATGGGGGTGTACTTCACAATGGCTCCTTGGAGCATCTCGAAGAGAGGATCAAGTTTTCCGGTCTCCAGATTCCACCCCACATCAATGTGCTTGAATTTGCCATTGATGTCACAGGCAGCATTGTCATTCAAACTTCAGAAACTCCCAATGTCCATTTTCATATCAAGGATCAGGGCGAAAAGAAGGAAAGTCTAAGGAAAGATGATGAGGGATTTACAGTTTCCAACCACAATGATATGGTAGATAAGTGTCCTTCCTACGCAAATTCCTACGTTGAGGAGATTTCAATACTAGGAGGAAGATTTTGCAAGAACATATTCAGAACCAAGCAACTCTTTGCAACCAGAATAATACAAGCATTGGTAGCAGGCTTTATACTGGGATCAATATTTATGAATGCTGATAACAATCTAGGGCAGGTTGCTTTACAAACAAGACTAGGATTCTTCGCGTTCAGTCTAACATTCTTGCTGTCCACCATGACAGAAGGTTTACCAATTTTCTTACAAGAGAGAACAATCTTTATGAGGGAGACTTCAAGAGGAGCATACAGAGTATCCTCTTATGTTGTGGCAAACACAATCGTCTTTCTTCCATTCCTCTTAATGGTTGGGCTTCTCTACACTGTCCCGGTTTACTGGCTCGTTGGTCTAAGGGGAAGCATGGATGGGTTCCTCTACTTTGCTATGGTGGTCTGGATAGTTCTCTTAATGTCAAATTCTTTCACTGCGTGTTTCAGCGCACTTGTCCCAACCTTCATCATGGGAACATCTATTATAGCTGGCTTGATGGGGTCTTTCTTCCTGTTCTCAGGCTATTTCCTTTCAAAAGAGAAGATACCTAGTTACTGGATCTTCATGCACTACCTAAGTCTGTTTAAGTACCCGTTCGAGTGCTTCTTGATAAATGAGTATGGAGGCAAGGGAGGGAAAAGATGTTTAGAAAGTGAAAGAGGAGAGTGCAAATTGTTCGCGATTGACTTCTTGAAACAGCAAGACCTCAAAGAATCACTGAAATGGACCAACTTAGCAGTGATGCTGAGTTTCATCTTGGGTTACAGAGTTCTCTGTTATCTAATTTTGTGGTGCAGATGTTACAGAACCAGAAATTAG
- the LOC101265046 gene encoding cold-responsive protein kinase 1-like isoform X1 — protein sequence MAAIKVLSVESKQGVKEFLTEIKVISNIEHENLVKLYGCCAEGDHRILVYNYLENNSLSQTLLGGAHSSLQFSWITRTKICIGVARGLAFLHEEVQPYIVHRDIKASNILLDKDLTPKISDFGLAKLIPADLTHVSTRVAGTLGYLAPEYAMRGQLTRKADVYSFGILLLEIVSGRCNTNKRLPIEEQYLLERAWRLFKKGELIQLVDALLGDDFDVVDACKFLKVSLLCTQVMPKSRPSMSTVVKLLTGEMQVNDEEISEPGMLSDLVSLRNQKNTSSDTLSAGSGKQVDSSSSANTTATHGTMTFTTIDDRKS from the exons ATGGCTGCTATTAAGGTACTTTCTGTTGAATCAAAACAAGGTGTAAAGGAGTTTTTGACAGAAATAAAGGTGATCTCAAATATAGAACATGAAAACCTGGTGAAGTTGTATGGTTGTTGTGCGGAAGGGGATCATAGAATATTGGTGTATAACTACCTGGAAAATAATAgtctttcccaaactctgcttg GTGGTGCACATAGTAGCCTCCAGTTTAGCTGGATAACACGAACTAAGATATGCATTGGTGTTGCACGAGGACTTGCATTCCTCCACGAAGAAGTCCAGCCTTATATAGTTCATAGAGACATTAAAGCAAGTAACATACTTCTCGACAAAGACCTTACcccaaaaatttcagattttggtCTTGCTAAGCTTATTCCAGCTGATTTGACCCATGTTAGCACCCGTGTGGCAGGAACACT AGGTTATTTGGCCCCTGAATATGCAATGAGAGGGCAGTTGACACGGAAAGCAGATGTATACAGTTTTGGGATTCTCCTTTTGGAAATCGTTAGTGGAAGATGCAACACAAACAAGCGGTTACCTATTGAGGAACAATATCTTCTTGAACGG GCATGGAGACTGTTCAAGAAGGGGGAGCTCATTCAATTGGTAGATGCATTATTGGGAGATGACTTCGATGTTGTTGATGCTTGCAAATTCTTGAAGGTGTCTCTCTTATGCACCCAAGTCATGCCCAAAAGCCGACCATCGATGTCCACTGTGGTGAAATTGCTGACTGGTGAGATGCAAGTGAATGATGAAGAGATATCTGAGCCAGGCATGTTATCCGATCTAGTAAGTCTCAGGAATCAGAAAAATACATCATCAGACACGCTATCTGCTGGCTCGGGTAAACAAGTTGATTCTTCTTCATCTGCGAACACAACAGCGACACATGGAACAATGACTTTTACTACAATAGATGATCGTAAAAGCTGA
- the LOC101265046 gene encoding cold-responsive protein kinase 1-like, translating into MTCFGLCLGGKASPRHNHVVEIDEEISTIENARVYSYRELRAATEDFCPVNKIGKGGFGSVYKGRLRDGKMAAIKVLSVESKQGVKEFLTEIKVISNIEHENLVKLYGCCAEGDHRILVYNYLENNSLSQTLLGGAHSSLQFSWITRTKICIGVARGLAFLHEEVQPYIVHRDIKASNILLDKDLTPKISDFGLAKLIPADLTHVSTRVAGTLGYLAPEYAMRGQLTRKADVYSFGILLLEIVSGRCNTNKRLPIEEQYLLERAWRLFKKGELIQLVDALLGDDFDVVDACKFLKVSLLCTQVMPKSRPSMSTVVKLLTGEMQVNDEEISEPGMLSDLVSLRNQKNTSSDTLSAGSGKQVDSSSSANTTATHGTMTFTTIDDRKS; encoded by the exons ATGACTTGTTTTGGTCTCTGCTTAGGAGGGAAGGCATCTCCCCGTCACAACCATGTAGTAGAAATTGATGAAG AAATTTCAACCATTGAGAATGCAAGGGTGTACAGCTACCGGGAATTGCGTGCTGCAACCGAAGATTTTTGCCCTGTAAACAAAATAGGGAAAGGAGGGTTTGGTTCTGTCTACAAG GGGAGGCTAAGAGATGGAAAAATGGCTGCTATTAAGGTACTTTCTGTTGAATCAAAACAAGGTGTAAAGGAGTTTTTGACAGAAATAAAGGTGATCTCAAATATAGAACATGAAAACCTGGTGAAGTTGTATGGTTGTTGTGCGGAAGGGGATCATAGAATATTGGTGTATAACTACCTGGAAAATAATAgtctttcccaaactctgcttg GTGGTGCACATAGTAGCCTCCAGTTTAGCTGGATAACACGAACTAAGATATGCATTGGTGTTGCACGAGGACTTGCATTCCTCCACGAAGAAGTCCAGCCTTATATAGTTCATAGAGACATTAAAGCAAGTAACATACTTCTCGACAAAGACCTTACcccaaaaatttcagattttggtCTTGCTAAGCTTATTCCAGCTGATTTGACCCATGTTAGCACCCGTGTGGCAGGAACACT AGGTTATTTGGCCCCTGAATATGCAATGAGAGGGCAGTTGACACGGAAAGCAGATGTATACAGTTTTGGGATTCTCCTTTTGGAAATCGTTAGTGGAAGATGCAACACAAACAAGCGGTTACCTATTGAGGAACAATATCTTCTTGAACGG GCATGGAGACTGTTCAAGAAGGGGGAGCTCATTCAATTGGTAGATGCATTATTGGGAGATGACTTCGATGTTGTTGATGCTTGCAAATTCTTGAAGGTGTCTCTCTTATGCACCCAAGTCATGCCCAAAAGCCGACCATCGATGTCCACTGTGGTGAAATTGCTGACTGGTGAGATGCAAGTGAATGATGAAGAGATATCTGAGCCAGGCATGTTATCCGATCTAGTAAGTCTCAGGAATCAGAAAAATACATCATCAGACACGCTATCTGCTGGCTCGGGTAAACAAGTTGATTCTTCTTCATCTGCGAACACAACAGCGACACATGGAACAATGACTTTTACTACAATAGATGATCGTAAAAGCTGA